From the Malus domestica chromosome 17, GDT2T_hap1 genome, one window contains:
- the LOC103421003 gene encoding boron transporter 4-like isoform X1 yields the protein MERFKSPFRGIANDVRGRAAYYKHDWVGGFRAGIGILAPTTYIFFASALPVITFGEQLSTETDGILCTVETLASTAICGIIHSIFGGQPLLILGVAEPTVIMYNYMYDFAKGKKELGPELFLAWVAWVWVWTALFLVLLAIFNACDIINRFTRIAGELFGMLISVLFIQEAIKGMVSEFKIPKGEDPKLETYQFQWLYTNGLLGVIFSFGLLCTALKSRKARSWWYATGWFRSFIADYGVPLMVLVWTALSFSVPHNIPPRVPRRLYSPVAWDSSSLHHWTVIKDMGKVSPGYIFAAIIPAVMVAGLYFFDHSVASQMAQQQEFNLKKPSAYHYDILLLGFMTLLCGLLGLPPSNGVLPQSPMHTKSLAVLKKQLIRRKMVKSAKESIKQKASNSEIYRKMQAVFIEMDNLTTPTSEVKELNELKEAVMKSENKEDDAKSAFDPEKHIDACLPVRVNEQRLSNLLQSLLVAASVFAMPVIKKIPTSVLWGYFAYMAIDSLPGNQFWERMLLLFISPSRQYKVLEGGHASFVESVPFKFIAIFTLFQFVYFLVCFGITWIPIAGILFPLPFFLLIWIRQHILPKFFQSYHLQELDSAEWEEVVGAPVRSLSLNSGKSEPSNEEGEMEMCDAEILDELTTSRGELKIRASFSEDRRTSFNEDRHGQVHPQKLGQTG from the exons ATGGAGAGATTTAAATCTCCATTCAGGGGTATTGCAAACGATGTCCGAGGAAGAGCAGCATACTATAAACACGATTGGGTTGGAGGTTTTCGCGCAGGAATTGG GATTCTCGCCCCAACTACCTACATCTTCTTTGCTTCAGCTCTTCCTGTTATAACATTTGGAGAGCAACTGAGCACAGAAACAG ATGGAATTTTGTGCACGGTAGAAACTTTGGCCTCTACTGCTATTTGTGGTATAATACACTCGATTTTCGGTGGACAACCTCTCTTGATTTTAGGAGTTGCAGAACCCACTGTTATTATGTACAATTACATGTATGACTTTgcgaaaggaaagaaagaattGGGGCCTGAGCTGTTTTTGGCTTGGGTTGCATG GGTTTGGGTCTGGACGGCTCTTTTCCTCGTTCTTCTTGCAATATTCAATGCTTGTGATATCATCAACAGATTTACGAGGATTGCAGGCGAACTTTTTGGCATGTTGATTTCTGTTTTATTCATTCAAGAGGCCATCAAG GGTATGGTGAGTGAGTTCAAAATTCCCAAAGGCGAAGATCCAAAGTTGGAGACGTATCAATTTCAGTGGCTTTACACAAATGGACTGCTGGGGGTCATATTTAGTTTTGGACTCCTCTGTACTGCTTTGAAGAGCCGAAAGGCAAGGTCATGGTGGTATGCAACAG GGTGGTTCAGAAGTTTCATTGCAGATTATGGGGTTCCTTTAATGGTGTTAGTATGGACAGCACTATCATTTAGTGTTCCACACAATATTCCTCCAAGAGTTCCTAGAAGGCTCTATAGCCCTGTAGCTTGGGACTCTTCATCTTTACACCATTGGACCGTCATCAAG GATATGGGGAAGGTTTCTCCTGGATACATATTTGCTGCCATTATACCTGCTGTGATGGTAGCTGGACTTTACTTTTTTGACCATAGTGTCGCTTCACAGATGGCGCAACAACAAGAGTTCAATCTAAAGAAGCCTTCTGCGTATCATTATGATATCTTGTTGCTGGGATTTATG ACTTTGCTTTGTGGATTGCTTGGGCTTCCTCCTTCTAACGGGGTCCTGCCACAGTCACCCATGCACACTAAGAGCCTTGCTGTTCTTAAGAAGCAG TTGATTcgaaggaaaatggtgaagagtGCTAAGGAATCAATAAAACAGAAAGCCAGCAACTCTGAAATCTACAGAAAAATGCAAGCAGTGTTCATAGAGATGGATAACTTGACTACA CCTACTTCAGAAGTTAAAGAACTAAATGAATTGAAGGAGGCAGTTATGAAAAGCGAAAATAAAGAGGATGATGCAAAAAGTGCATTTGATCCTGAGAAGCACATTGATGCATGTTTGCCAGTAAGAGTTAATGAGCAAAGATTGAGCAATCTGTTGCAGTCGCTGCTTGTGGCAGCATCAGTTTTTGCTATGCCTGTCATCAAGAAGATACCGACATCAGTTTTGTGGGGATACTTTGCTTATATGGCCATTGACAGCCTTCCAGGGAACCAATTCTGGGAAAGGATGCTACTTCTCTTCATCTCCCCTAGCCGACAGTACAA GGTCTTGGAAGGGGGTCACGCTTCCTTTGTGGAGTCAGTGCCATTCAAATTCATAGCAATATTTACACTCTTTCAATTTGTTTACTTCCTGGTCTGTTTTGGTATTACATGGATCCCCATAGCCGGAATTTTGTTCCCCTTACCATTCTTCCTTCTCATATGGATAAGACAACATATTCTCCCCAAATTCTTCCAATCATATCACTTGCAAGAGCTGGACTCAGCTGAATGGGAGGAAGTCGTGGGCGCCCCAGTACGCTCTCTCAGTCTCAATTCTGGG AAATCGGAGCCTTCTAATGAAGAAGGTGAAATGGAGATGTGTGATGCTGAGATACTAGACGAATTAACAACCAGCAGAGGGGAGCTGAAGATCAGAGCGAGCTTCAGTGAAGATAGACGAACGAGCTTCAATGAAGATAGACACGGCCAG GTTCACCCTCAAAAATTAGGCCAAACAGGGTGA
- the LOC103421003 gene encoding boron transporter 4-like isoform X2, whose translation MERFKSPFRGIANDVRGRAAYYKHDWVGGFRAGIGILAPTTYIFFASALPVITFGEQLSTETDGILCTVETLASTAICGIIHSIFGGQPLLILGVAEPTVIMYNYMYDFAKGKKELGPELFLAWVAWVWVWTALFLVLLAIFNACDIINRFTRIAGELFGMLISVLFIQEAIKGMVSEFKIPKGEDPKLETYQFQWLYTNGLLGVIFSFGLLCTALKSRKARSWWYATGWFRSFIADYGVPLMVLVWTALSFSVPHNIPPRVPRRLYSPVAWDSSSLHHWTVIKDMGKVSPGYIFAAIIPAVMVAGLYFFDHSVASQMAQQQEFNLKKPSAYHYDILLLGFMTLLCGLLGLPPSNGVLPQSPMHTKSLAVLKKQLIRRKMVKSAKESIKQKASNSEIYRKMQAVFIEMDNLTTPTSEVKELNELKEAVMKSENKEDDAKSAFDPEKHIDACLPVRVNEQRLSNLLQSLLVAASVFAMPVIKKIPTSVLWGYFAYMAIDSLPGNQFWERMLLLFISPSRQYKVLEGGHASFVESVPFKFIAIFTLFQFVYFLVCFGITWIPIAGILFPLPFFLLIWIRQHILPKFFQSYHLQELDSAEWEEVVGAPKSEPSNEEGEMEMCDAEILDELTTSRGELKIRASFSEDRRTSFNEDRHGQVHPQKLGQTG comes from the exons ATGGAGAGATTTAAATCTCCATTCAGGGGTATTGCAAACGATGTCCGAGGAAGAGCAGCATACTATAAACACGATTGGGTTGGAGGTTTTCGCGCAGGAATTGG GATTCTCGCCCCAACTACCTACATCTTCTTTGCTTCAGCTCTTCCTGTTATAACATTTGGAGAGCAACTGAGCACAGAAACAG ATGGAATTTTGTGCACGGTAGAAACTTTGGCCTCTACTGCTATTTGTGGTATAATACACTCGATTTTCGGTGGACAACCTCTCTTGATTTTAGGAGTTGCAGAACCCACTGTTATTATGTACAATTACATGTATGACTTTgcgaaaggaaagaaagaattGGGGCCTGAGCTGTTTTTGGCTTGGGTTGCATG GGTTTGGGTCTGGACGGCTCTTTTCCTCGTTCTTCTTGCAATATTCAATGCTTGTGATATCATCAACAGATTTACGAGGATTGCAGGCGAACTTTTTGGCATGTTGATTTCTGTTTTATTCATTCAAGAGGCCATCAAG GGTATGGTGAGTGAGTTCAAAATTCCCAAAGGCGAAGATCCAAAGTTGGAGACGTATCAATTTCAGTGGCTTTACACAAATGGACTGCTGGGGGTCATATTTAGTTTTGGACTCCTCTGTACTGCTTTGAAGAGCCGAAAGGCAAGGTCATGGTGGTATGCAACAG GGTGGTTCAGAAGTTTCATTGCAGATTATGGGGTTCCTTTAATGGTGTTAGTATGGACAGCACTATCATTTAGTGTTCCACACAATATTCCTCCAAGAGTTCCTAGAAGGCTCTATAGCCCTGTAGCTTGGGACTCTTCATCTTTACACCATTGGACCGTCATCAAG GATATGGGGAAGGTTTCTCCTGGATACATATTTGCTGCCATTATACCTGCTGTGATGGTAGCTGGACTTTACTTTTTTGACCATAGTGTCGCTTCACAGATGGCGCAACAACAAGAGTTCAATCTAAAGAAGCCTTCTGCGTATCATTATGATATCTTGTTGCTGGGATTTATG ACTTTGCTTTGTGGATTGCTTGGGCTTCCTCCTTCTAACGGGGTCCTGCCACAGTCACCCATGCACACTAAGAGCCTTGCTGTTCTTAAGAAGCAG TTGATTcgaaggaaaatggtgaagagtGCTAAGGAATCAATAAAACAGAAAGCCAGCAACTCTGAAATCTACAGAAAAATGCAAGCAGTGTTCATAGAGATGGATAACTTGACTACA CCTACTTCAGAAGTTAAAGAACTAAATGAATTGAAGGAGGCAGTTATGAAAAGCGAAAATAAAGAGGATGATGCAAAAAGTGCATTTGATCCTGAGAAGCACATTGATGCATGTTTGCCAGTAAGAGTTAATGAGCAAAGATTGAGCAATCTGTTGCAGTCGCTGCTTGTGGCAGCATCAGTTTTTGCTATGCCTGTCATCAAGAAGATACCGACATCAGTTTTGTGGGGATACTTTGCTTATATGGCCATTGACAGCCTTCCAGGGAACCAATTCTGGGAAAGGATGCTACTTCTCTTCATCTCCCCTAGCCGACAGTACAA GGTCTTGGAAGGGGGTCACGCTTCCTTTGTGGAGTCAGTGCCATTCAAATTCATAGCAATATTTACACTCTTTCAATTTGTTTACTTCCTGGTCTGTTTTGGTATTACATGGATCCCCATAGCCGGAATTTTGTTCCCCTTACCATTCTTCCTTCTCATATGGATAAGACAACATATTCTCCCCAAATTCTTCCAATCATATCACTTGCAAGAGCTGGACTCAGCTGAATGGGAGGAAGTCGTGGGCGCCCCA AAATCGGAGCCTTCTAATGAAGAAGGTGAAATGGAGATGTGTGATGCTGAGATACTAGACGAATTAACAACCAGCAGAGGGGAGCTGAAGATCAGAGCGAGCTTCAGTGAAGATAGACGAACGAGCTTCAATGAAGATAGACACGGCCAG GTTCACCCTCAAAAATTAGGCCAAACAGGGTGA
- the LOC108171725 gene encoding translocase of chloroplast 34-like, with amino-acid sequence MASQMVREWAGINSFAPATQTKLLELLGKLKQENVNSLTVLVMGKGGVGKSSTVNSLLGERAVPISPFQAEGIRPLMFSRSRAGFTLNIIDTPGLIEGGYVNDMALNNIKSFLLNKTIDVLLYVDRLDAYRVDNLDKEVVKAITDSFGKGIWNRALVVLTHAQLSPPDGYAYDDFVSKRSEALLKIVRLGAGLKKQDAQASTIPVVLVENSGRCNKNEGDEKVLPNGTAWISHLVQTMTEVILNGSKSIHVDKKLIEGPNPNDKGKLLIPLFLAIQYFCAIKPIERAIKSDIAKESRPSWEMRDSSAAGRKF; translated from the exons ATGGCATCCCAGATGGTTAGAGAATGGGCTGGAATAAATAGCTTTGCACCCGCCACTCAGACCAAGTTGCTTGAGTTGCTTGGAAAACTCAAGCAAGAG AATGTGAACAGTTTGACTGTTCTTGTAATGGGGAAAGGCGGTGTTGGAAAATCATCCACTGTCAATTCACTCCTTGGTGAAAGGGCTGTTCCCATCAGTCCTTTTCAG GCTGAAGGAATTAGACCCTTGATGTTTTCACGTTCGAGGGCAGGGTTTACATTAAACATCATTGACACCCCTGGGCTCATAGAAGGAGGATATGTTAATGACATGGCTCTTAATAATATTAAAAG CTTCCTTCTGAATAAGACCATTGATGTTCTACTCTATGTGGATCGGTTGGATGCTTATAGGGTGGACAACTTGGATAAGGAGGTTGTCAAAGCCATAACAGATAGTTTTGGTAAGGGAATATGGAATAGGGCTTTGGTTGTTCTGACACATGCTCAGCTCTCACCACCAGATGGTTATGCTTATGATGACTTTGTCTCCAAAAGATCTGAGGCTCTTCTGAAAATTGTCCGTCTTGGTGCTGGATTGAAAAAACAGGATGCACAG GCTTCGACTATTCCTGTTGTTTTAGTTGAGAACAGTGGGAGATGTAACAAGAATGAAGGTGATGAAAAG GTTCTTCCAAATGGAACGGCTTGGATATCTCATTTGGTCCAAACAATGACAGAAGTTATCTTGAATGGAAGCAAGTCTATTCACGTTGACAAGAAGTTGATCGAGGGACCTAACCCCAATGACAAAGGGAAGTTGTTGATCCCTCTGTTTTTAGCGATCCAG TATTTCTGTGCCATTAAGCCTATAGAACGAGCAATCAAGAGTGATATTGCAAAAGAGAGTAGACCGTCATGGGAGATGCGGGATTCCAGTGCAGCCGGTCGCAAGTTCtga
- the LOC103440695 gene encoding chaperone protein dnaJ A6, chloroplastic-like, protein MAIIHCGSTWVTQWGIRPQTMLRPCAINKVLTSQCCVSSKIGYLGAPSSSLFSRDSLNALFCAGPSQTSHRSRGARFIVRADADFYSVLGVSRNASKSEIKSAYRKLARSYHPDVNKEPGAETKFKEISNAYEVLSDDEKRSLYDKYGEAGIKGAGMGTGDFSNPFDLFESLFEGMGGMGGMGGMGGMGGRGSRSRAVDGQDEYYNLVLNFKEAVFGVEKEIEISRLESCGTCNGSGAKPGTKASTCSTCGGQGQVVQSARTPLGVFQQVMTCSSCGGTGETSTPCNTCSGDGRVRRTKRISLKVPAGVDSGSRLRVRNEGNAGRRGGSPGDLFVIIDVISDPVLKRDDTNILYTCKVSYIDAILGTTIKVPSVDGMVDLKIPAGTQPNTTLVMAKKGVPLLNKSNMRGDQLVRVQVEIPKRLSTDEKKLIEELASLSKGKAASTR, encoded by the exons ATGGCGATTATTCATTGTGGAAGTACATGGGTTACTCAATGGGGCATTCGTCCTCAGACTATGCTAAGGCCCTGTGCCATAAACAAGGTCCTCACATCCCAATGttg TGTTTCAAGCAAAATAGGATATTTGGGGGCACCAAGTTCAAGCTTGTTCTCTCGGGATTCCTTGAATGCTCTATTCTGTGCAGGCCCATCTCAAACTTCACATCGTAGCAGGGGAGCACGATTTATAGTTAGAGCAGATGCT GACTTTTATTCTGTTCTTGGGGTGTCAAGAAATGCGAGtaaatcagaaattaaaagCG CTTATCGGAAGCTTGCAAGAAGTTATCATCCAGATGTAAACAA aGAACCCGGGGCAGAAACAAAATTCAAGGAAATCAGTAATGCATACGAG GTCTTGTCTGATGATGAAAAACGATCACTATATGACAAGTATGGAGAGGCTGGAATTAAAGGTGCTGGTATGGGTACGGGG GATTTCAGCAATCCATTTGATCTGTTCGAGTCCCTATTTGAGGGCATGGGCGGTATGGGTGGGATGGGTGGTATGGGCGGAATGGGGGGGCGAGGTTCTAGGAGTCGAGCGGTTGATGGCCAGGATGAATATTATAATCTTGTGTTGAACTTCAAGGAAGCAGTTTTTGGGGTTGAAAAGGAGATTGAAATTAGCCGGTTGGAGAGCTGCGGGACTTGCAATGGTTCTGGTGCTAAACCAGGCACCAAGGCATCCACATGCAGCACATGTGGTGGGCAAGGTCAGGTGGTTCAATCAGCAAGGACTCCGTTAGGTGTATTCCAACAGGTTATGACATGCTCATCATGCGGTGGGACTGGGGAAACATCAACCCCTTGTAACACTTGCTCTGGGGATGGTCGGGTGAGGAGGACAAAGCGGATCAGTCTGAAGGTTCCTGCTGGTGTGGACTCTGGGAGCCGTTTAAGAGTCCGAAATGAAGGTAATGCTGGAAGGCGGGGCGGGTCTCCTGGTGACCTATTTGTTATTATAGATGTCATCTCAGACCCTGTCCTCAAACGTGATGATACCAACATATTGTACACCTGCAAGGTATCCTATATAGATGCAATATTGGGGACTACGATTAAGGTTCCATCAGTCGATGGGATGGTTGATTTGAAGATTCCAGCTGGTACCCAACCGAACACAACCCTTGTGATGGCAAAGAAAGGTGTTCCCCTCTTAAACAAAAGCAACATGAGAGGTGATCAGCTTGTCCGCGTGCAGGTTGAAATCCCAAAGAGATTGAGCACTGATGAGAAGAAGCTCATCGAAGAACTTGCGAGTCTAAGCAAGGGCAAGGCTGCAAGCACGAGATAG